In one window of Pantanalinema sp. DNA:
- a CDS encoding roadblock/LC7 domain-containing protein has product MAISKHLVLTEDGIRALNNSLGNLVLDSGARAALLIDKSGQMIAAQGETSHYDTMSISALVTGSFNSTKAIATLLGEAEFTKMFQQGSTHSIYVAALRSQEILAVIFPNQIPVGRIKYKVEQSLDTVDQQMHAMYQQTPASSPMRPAQAPAPKINDLF; this is encoded by the coding sequence ATGGCCATCTCGAAGCACCTGGTCCTTACGGAAGACGGGATCCGTGCCCTCAACAACTCGCTCGGCAACCTCGTGCTCGACTCGGGCGCGCGAGCGGCGCTGCTCATCGACAAGTCGGGCCAGATGATCGCGGCCCAGGGCGAGACCAGCCACTACGACACCATGTCGATCTCGGCGCTGGTCACCGGCTCCTTCAACTCCACCAAGGCGATCGCCACCTTGCTGGGCGAGGCGGAGTTCACCAAGATGTTCCAGCAGGGCTCCACCCACTCGATCTACGTGGCCGCCCTCAGGAGCCAGGAGATCCTGGCCGTCATCTTCCCGAACCAGATCCCGGTGGGCCGCATCAAGTACAAGGTCGAGCAGTCGCTGGATACCGTCGACCAGCAAATGCATGCGATGTACCAGCAAACCCCCGCGTCCTCCCCCATGCGGCCCGCGCAGGCGCCGGCGCCCAAGATCAACGACTTGTTTTAG
- a CDS encoding carboxypeptidase-like regulatory domain-containing protein encodes MRAPFLALSLCLLSAVPASAATLWGTGGLSAMPDARTLRAREFELGARSVLPGDRPGASLGFLRFGLVDGLEGTLVYAVPDYATLSGALKYQVMRPSAADPTALAVGLSLLGIDAAGPLSGLHYHMVLSRDLAGRIGARPFHWGTLHLGFDGDVALNTRLMAGLEVPFGPLGRLTVEGHGPQAASGAYTGVGIELTPLSWLRLGAGSLGVPGLSPLDRGLYYGASVQGMLPELGRAPAQAPAAAAPPAARPQPSPGASPASAPSVLAGVLAPPALPAATLVGRVLGPDGAPRSGHAVSLASPPRRATTTATGYFYLPALAPGTYPLEVFAPGGEKVAGATASIEERGPVSLTIQLGSSPEARAERPAATPAPLRRGAIEGTVTDAATAAPLGGVRLVLEGTGVSVLAVTDTAGRFKVIDLGPGQYRVRAERPGYAAATASARVEPSAPFATVRLSIKRGG; translated from the coding sequence GTGCGCGCCCCCTTCCTCGCCCTTTCCCTTTGCCTTCTTTCGGCCGTGCCGGCGAGCGCGGCGACCCTGTGGGGGACCGGGGGGCTCAGCGCCATGCCCGATGCGCGGACCCTTCGGGCGCGCGAGTTCGAGCTGGGAGCCCGCTCGGTCCTGCCCGGCGATCGGCCAGGGGCGAGCCTCGGCTTTCTCAGGTTCGGCCTCGTGGACGGCCTCGAGGGGACCCTCGTCTACGCGGTGCCCGACTACGCCACCCTCTCGGGGGCCCTCAAGTACCAGGTGATGCGGCCGAGCGCCGCCGATCCCACGGCGCTCGCCGTCGGCCTCTCGCTGCTCGGGATCGACGCGGCGGGCCCCCTGTCGGGCCTCCACTACCACATGGTCCTCTCGCGCGACCTCGCCGGCCGGATCGGGGCGCGCCCCTTCCACTGGGGCACCCTGCACCTGGGCTTCGACGGGGACGTGGCCCTGAACACCCGCCTGATGGCGGGGCTCGAGGTGCCGTTCGGCCCCCTGGGCCGGCTGACGGTCGAGGGCCACGGCCCGCAGGCGGCCTCGGGCGCCTACACGGGGGTGGGCATCGAGCTGACGCCCCTGTCGTGGCTCCGCCTCGGCGCCGGCAGCCTGGGCGTGCCCGGCCTCTCGCCGCTCGATCGCGGCCTCTACTACGGCGCGAGCGTCCAGGGCATGCTCCCCGAGCTCGGGCGCGCCCCGGCCCAGGCCCCCGCTGCGGCCGCGCCGCCTGCCGCTCGGCCGCAGCCCTCGCCGGGCGCCAGCCCCGCGAGCGCCCCGAGCGTCCTGGCGGGGGTCCTCGCCCCGCCCGCCCTGCCGGCAGCCACCCTCGTCGGCCGCGTCCTCGGGCCCGACGGGGCCCCGCGCTCGGGCCACGCCGTGAGCCTCGCGAGCCCCCCGCGCCGGGCCACCACCACCGCCACGGGCTACTTCTACCTGCCGGCGCTCGCGCCGGGGACCTACCCGCTCGAGGTCTTCGCGCCCGGCGGCGAGAAGGTGGCAGGCGCCACGGCCTCGATCGAGGAGAGGGGGCCGGTCTCGCTCACGATCCAGCTCGGTTCATCGCCCGAAGCCAGGGCCGAGCGCCCCGCTGCGACCCCCGCGCCCCTGCGGCGCGGCGCGATCGAGGGCACGGTGACCGACGCGGCGACCGCGGCCCCGCTCGGGGGCGTTCGCCTGGTCCTGGAGGGGACGGGGGTCTCGGTGCTCGCCGTGACGGACACGGCGGGCCGCTTCAAGGTCATCGACCTGGGGCCGGGGCAGTACCGCGTGCGCGCGGAGCGCCCGGGCTACGCCGCGGCCACCGCGAGCGCCCGCGTCGAGCCCTCGGCGCCCTTCGCCACGGTGCGCCTCTCCATCAAGCGCGGGGGCTAG
- a CDS encoding DUF4388 domain-containing protein has protein sequence MIAEGSLQDFSFSDLIQIIGLNASTGTLRLSSEGRDGMLSCAEGRIVGAQVQDLSGEEAVYALFHWDTGAFSFDAAPPDGIANVTAPLGELAQEGIRRLDRWRAVRAELSTMTPRARFRSARPELGGSPSSLAVELGAKLCSPEGRTLSDLSRELGLDELSVAQALLELHREGALIVETAPDEALRSVFRRLCEELYARFASISGLKMTEGLEALLNEQARFEGVELRWRSGAVQDGIPATHSFDALRDLYRGFLEQAFAYVTKIHGPGFTEKVLADALAGASPEELSGWEALSLPVTLRTP, from the coding sequence ATGATTGCCGAAGGCAGCCTACAAGATTTCAGCTTCAGCGACCTGATCCAGATCATCGGCCTCAACGCCTCGACCGGGACGCTTCGCCTTTCGAGCGAGGGGCGTGACGGGATGCTCTCGTGCGCCGAGGGGCGGATCGTGGGCGCCCAGGTCCAGGACCTCTCGGGCGAGGAAGCCGTCTACGCTCTCTTCCACTGGGACACGGGGGCGTTCAGCTTCGACGCCGCCCCCCCCGACGGGATCGCCAACGTGACGGCGCCGCTCGGCGAGCTCGCCCAGGAGGGGATCCGCCGACTCGATCGCTGGCGCGCCGTGCGCGCCGAGCTCTCGACCATGACCCCGCGCGCGCGCTTCCGCTCCGCCCGGCCCGAGCTCGGGGGCTCGCCCTCCTCGCTGGCCGTCGAGCTCGGCGCCAAGCTCTGCTCTCCCGAGGGCAGGACCCTCTCGGATCTCTCGCGCGAGCTGGGGCTCGACGAGCTCTCGGTCGCCCAGGCCCTGCTCGAGCTGCACCGCGAGGGGGCGCTCATCGTCGAGACCGCGCCCGACGAGGCGCTGCGCAGCGTGTTTCGCCGCCTGTGCGAGGAGCTCTACGCGCGCTTCGCGTCGATCTCGGGCCTCAAGATGACCGAGGGCCTCGAAGCCCTCCTGAACGAGCAGGCCCGCTTCGAGGGCGTCGAGCTCCGCTGGCGCAGCGGCGCGGTGCAGGACGGCATCCCCGCGACCCACTCCTTCGACGCGCTGCGCGACCTGTACCGGGGTTTCCTGGAGCAGGCCTTCGCCTACGTCACCAAGATCCACGGCCCCGGCTTCACCGAGAAGGTCCTCGCGGACGCCCTCGCGGGCGCGAGCCCCGAGGAGCTGAGCGGCTGGGAGGCCCTGTCGTTGCCCGTCACCCTGAGGACCCCGTAG
- a CDS encoding methyl-accepting chemotaxis protein produces MRNLKIRHLLMALIALLALLCVLLLFKEGTRVAADAAKAAWLQQANRMADFILTANASEAIERGVTATAIAKPETVTPETVTKIRALRETGDKAFEEALAIAEQMKGPDAAHPLNGSLQVLAERRSALEDSRRAVDRILETRTADLAPKAWIGTMTSFIEALSQVRRDAFTAKTPLDEAYRSNLQVKEIVFLAAEYAGRERATIGSAIAQGKPIEGETAQNLARFRAIVDQNVAVLRLITRKLPADSQVGEAMVGLDAEFLGRFEKVRQSVYRASDARSPYPLAGGAWVKEATRGIDSILEVATAVSADTERAVSAARKEQQLNTALLVLTSLVTLTLVGLAIVLIRRRIIAPLLKLLEVAQAVANGELDRHVAITSRDELGDLAASFDKMMVYLREMATAAEEVSAGNLSVRVAAKSDRDRLGTAIARMIDGLQVIVREVRQTAGAVTSAASQIVSSSHQLATTATVQASSSEVTSAAMEEMAANLKAVDASTQDLERKVSVVQDQSNELAAAVTQTSGAMAELAASIQQVAGNASKANQVAAGSSEAIASGEEAVAEAKSGMSAIAETMTGIRATIEGLSARSGEIGAIIEVIDDIAEQTNLLALNAAIEAARAGEAGRGFAVVADEVRKLAERSAKATKEIGGLIQGIQNETAHAVGVTHVGTEKVHQGVRLAEHTHEALQRIKGASAEMALLLHEVEQATSQQAQASHQIVTAAEQMAGVNEQVNAAVDEMHQLTRSVSYATAEQRVGGDQVVRAIESLNTSAHEASLATANVSGAADDLNGHARGLQGAVARFKLETGAIDVRIEAAPLLALGERR; encoded by the coding sequence ATGAGAAACCTGAAGATCCGACACCTGCTCATGGCTCTGATCGCGCTGCTGGCGCTGCTCTGCGTCCTGCTGCTCTTCAAGGAGGGGACGCGCGTCGCAGCCGACGCCGCCAAGGCCGCCTGGCTCCAGCAAGCCAACCGCATGGCCGACTTCATCCTCACGGCGAACGCCAGTGAGGCCATCGAGCGCGGCGTGACGGCCACGGCGATCGCCAAGCCGGAGACGGTGACGCCCGAGACCGTGACCAAGATCCGCGCGCTGCGCGAGACCGGCGACAAGGCCTTCGAGGAGGCGCTCGCCATCGCCGAGCAGATGAAGGGGCCTGATGCGGCTCATCCGCTCAACGGGAGCCTCCAGGTCCTCGCCGAGCGCCGCTCGGCCCTGGAGGACTCCCGCCGCGCGGTCGATCGGATCCTCGAGACCCGGACGGCCGATCTGGCCCCCAAGGCCTGGATCGGGACCATGACGAGCTTCATCGAGGCCCTGTCCCAGGTGCGGCGGGATGCCTTCACGGCCAAGACGCCCCTGGACGAGGCCTATCGCAGCAACCTCCAGGTCAAGGAGATCGTCTTCCTGGCTGCCGAGTACGCCGGACGCGAGCGGGCCACCATCGGGTCGGCCATCGCCCAGGGCAAGCCCATCGAGGGCGAGACCGCCCAGAACCTCGCGCGCTTCAGGGCCATCGTCGACCAGAACGTCGCGGTCCTTCGCCTCATCACCCGGAAGCTCCCGGCCGACTCGCAGGTGGGCGAGGCCATGGTCGGGCTCGACGCCGAGTTCCTCGGGCGCTTCGAGAAGGTTCGCCAGTCCGTTTATCGGGCGAGCGACGCCCGTTCCCCCTATCCCCTGGCGGGTGGGGCATGGGTCAAGGAAGCCACGCGCGGGATCGACTCCATCCTGGAGGTGGCGACGGCCGTCAGCGCGGACACCGAGCGGGCCGTCAGCGCCGCGCGCAAGGAGCAGCAGCTCAACACCGCCCTCTTGGTCCTGACGTCGCTCGTCACCCTGACCCTGGTCGGCCTTGCGATCGTCCTCATCCGCCGCCGGATCATCGCCCCGCTGCTGAAGCTCCTGGAGGTCGCCCAGGCCGTCGCCAACGGCGAGCTCGATCGCCACGTCGCCATCACCAGCCGGGACGAGCTGGGGGATCTGGCCGCCTCCTTCGACAAGATGATGGTCTACCTTCGCGAGATGGCCACGGCCGCCGAGGAGGTCAGCGCCGGCAACCTGAGCGTCCGGGTCGCCGCCAAGAGCGATCGCGATCGCCTCGGGACGGCCATCGCCCGGATGATCGACGGGCTGCAGGTCATCGTGCGGGAAGTGCGCCAAACCGCCGGCGCCGTCACCTCGGCCGCGAGCCAGATCGTCTCCTCCAGCCACCAGCTCGCCACGACGGCCACGGTGCAGGCCTCGAGCAGCGAGGTGACCTCGGCAGCCATGGAGGAGATGGCCGCGAACCTCAAGGCCGTGGATGCCAGCACCCAGGACCTGGAGCGCAAGGTCTCGGTGGTCCAGGACCAGTCCAACGAGCTGGCGGCGGCCGTGACGCAGACGTCGGGGGCCATGGCGGAGCTCGCCGCGAGCATCCAGCAGGTGGCGGGCAACGCCTCGAAGGCCAACCAGGTCGCCGCGGGCTCGAGCGAGGCCATCGCCTCGGGCGAAGAGGCCGTCGCCGAGGCGAAGTCCGGCATGTCGGCCATCGCGGAGACCATGACGGGGATCCGCGCGACCATCGAGGGGCTCTCGGCGCGCTCGGGCGAGATCGGCGCCATCATCGAGGTGATCGACGACATCGCCGAGCAGACCAACCTCCTGGCCCTCAACGCCGCCATCGAGGCGGCGCGAGCCGGCGAGGCGGGCCGCGGCTTCGCGGTGGTCGCCGACGAGGTGCGCAAGCTCGCCGAGCGCTCGGCCAAGGCCACCAAGGAGATCGGGGGCCTCATCCAGGGGATCCAGAACGAGACGGCCCACGCCGTCGGCGTCACCCATGTGGGCACCGAGAAGGTGCATCAGGGCGTGCGGCTCGCCGAGCACACGCACGAGGCCCTGCAGCGCATCAAGGGGGCGTCCGCCGAGATGGCCCTGCTCCTCCACGAGGTGGAGCAGGCGACCAGCCAGCAGGCGCAAGCCAGCCACCAGATCGTCACGGCGGCCGAGCAAATGGCGGGGGTCAACGAGCAGGTGAACGCCGCCGTCGACGAGATGCACCAGCTCACCCGCTCGGTCAGCTACGCCACGGCCGAGCAGCGCGTGGGGGGCGACCAGGTGGTCCGGGCCATCGAGAGCTTGAATACCAGCGCCCATGAGGCATCCCTCGCCACCGCGAACGTCTCGGGGGCCGCCGACGACCTCAACGGCCATGCCCGCGGGCTCCAGGGGGCCGTCGCCCGCTTCAAGCTGGAAACCGGCGCGATCGACGTGCGGATCGAGGCCGCGCCGCTGCTCGCACTGGGCGAGCGGCGCTGA